The Streptosporangiales bacterium genome has a segment encoding these proteins:
- the eda gene encoding bifunctional 4-hydroxy-2-oxoglutarate aldolase/2-dehydro-3-deoxy-phosphogluconate aldolase has protein sequence MLERHRAFAIIRTRDPELAVTCALTLVQAGVRVLEISLTTPDALEVIRTVTHEVGDDGGLGAGTVPDAAALHRAVEAGAAYAVTPALNPAVREAVRVGVPVVAGALTPTEVATAVDLGADAIKIFPASLGGPRYIRALTDPFPEVAFAPVGGVSLDSGRDYLDAGAVAVGLGSPLLADAAQGGDLDALAERAHKVLASVARS, from the coding sequence CTGCTCGAGCGCCACCGCGCTTTCGCGATCATCCGCACTCGCGACCCCGAGCTCGCCGTGACATGCGCGCTGACCCTTGTTCAAGCAGGAGTCCGGGTTCTCGAGATCTCCCTGACCACACCCGACGCCCTCGAGGTGATCCGCACCGTGACCCACGAGGTCGGTGACGACGGTGGGCTCGGCGCCGGAACAGTCCCCGACGCGGCGGCGCTGCACCGAGCGGTCGAGGCCGGGGCTGCATACGCCGTCACCCCCGCCCTGAACCCGGCTGTCCGTGAGGCCGTCCGGGTCGGCGTACCCGTCGTGGCCGGCGCGCTCACCCCAACCGAGGTCGCCACCGCCGTCGACCTCGGCGCCGACGCCATCAAGATCTTTCCCGCCTCCCTCGGCGGCCCGCGCTACATCCGCGCACTCACCGACCCGTTTCCCGAAGTCGCGTTCGCGCCCGTGGGCGGTGTCTCCCTCGATTCGGGCCGGGATTACCTGGACGCCGGTGCGGTGGCAGTCGGCCTTGGGTCGCCGCTGCTCGCCGACGCGGCGCAGGGAGGCGACCTTGACGCGCTAGCAGAACGCGCCCACAAGGTGCTCGCGTCGGTCGCGCGCTCATGA
- a CDS encoding extracellular solute-binding protein, with protein MEQVTNPGLNPVTRRSFLLGAAGGAGALLLSGCVGSGTPGGNQGGGSSKELILQNSIEDPAPEQALEELAARMRNYEVTVNSVATEQFRAQLSTYLTSSDPPDVLTWYAGPVANSYAEEGLLLDVSSLWRGDGPCANFSSALRSLSTSSEGQQIFVPTFNYWWSLFYKKSAFESWGVEPVDTWEDFLAMCETLKRKGVSPLTQGIGSTPWMASGWFDYLNLRVNGARYHRELLAGEHSFTDRQVVEVMEQYRRLIPYFHPNMASWDYQQASQALTDNSAAMYLTGAFTIQHMPADQRGDLDFFSVPTIDPSVPSAEEAPTDGFFASANTDNPEGSLALLDYLASPQSQQAFIEKTAQDGAAYLPTSPEVDTSNFTPILQKGMQLLRETEEITQFFNRDSSDEMQAIADTALTKFLDNPGDMKAILAEWQQSAETAR; from the coding sequence ATGGAGCAGGTCACGAACCCGGGACTGAACCCGGTCACACGCCGCAGCTTTCTCCTGGGGGCCGCGGGTGGCGCCGGCGCGCTGTTGCTCAGCGGATGCGTGGGCTCTGGAACACCCGGAGGCAACCAAGGGGGTGGATCATCCAAGGAGCTGATCCTGCAGAACTCGATCGAGGACCCCGCGCCGGAGCAAGCCCTGGAGGAGCTGGCCGCCCGCATGAGGAACTACGAGGTGACGGTGAACTCCGTGGCCACCGAGCAGTTCCGTGCCCAGCTGTCGACGTATCTGACCTCCTCCGACCCCCCCGATGTCCTGACCTGGTACGCCGGGCCGGTGGCGAACTCCTACGCCGAGGAGGGCCTCCTGCTCGATGTGTCCTCGCTGTGGCGAGGTGATGGTCCCTGCGCGAACTTCTCCAGCGCGCTGCGCAGCCTGTCGACCAGCTCCGAGGGCCAGCAGATCTTCGTGCCCACTTTCAACTACTGGTGGTCCCTGTTCTACAAGAAGTCCGCGTTCGAGTCCTGGGGGGTCGAGCCGGTGGACACGTGGGAGGACTTCCTGGCCATGTGCGAGACCTTGAAACGCAAGGGCGTCTCCCCGCTCACGCAGGGGATCGGCTCCACCCCGTGGATGGCGTCGGGCTGGTTCGACTACCTCAACCTCCGGGTGAACGGGGCGAGGTATCACCGCGAACTCCTGGCAGGCGAGCACTCGTTCACAGATCGGCAGGTCGTGGAGGTCATGGAGCAGTACCGGCGGCTGATCCCCTACTTCCACCCCAACATGGCCTCGTGGGACTACCAGCAGGCGAGTCAGGCGCTGACCGACAACTCCGCAGCGATGTACCTCACCGGCGCCTTCACCATCCAGCACATGCCTGCAGACCAGCGAGGCGACCTCGACTTCTTCTCCGTCCCGACCATCGACCCGAGCGTTCCCAGCGCAGAGGAGGCACCCACCGACGGCTTCTTCGCCTCGGCCAACACCGACAACCCCGAGGGCTCGTTGGCCCTGCTGGACTACCTAGCCTCGCCGCAGTCCCAACAGGCCTTCATCGAAAAGACCGCTCAGGACGGCGCCGCCTACCTGCCTACCTCACCCGAAGTCGACACCTCCAACTTCACCCCCATCCTGCAGAAGGGCATGCAGCTGCTGCGGGAGACCGAAGAAATCACCCAGTTCTTCAACCGTGACTCCAGCGACGAGATGCAGGCCATCGCCGACACCGCACTGACCAAGTTCCTGGACAACCCAGGCGACATGAAGGCCATCTTGGCCGAGTGGCAGCAGTCCGCGGAGACCGCCCGGTGA
- a CDS encoding ABC transporter permease subunit, with amino-acid sequence MTLTQRAPAARGPTAPASDRRRRRRRKRVPAVVWLFLLLPLAVEAFWVFWPALNSFSLSFTEWSGVGPAEPVGWANYTDLMADPVFHMALRNNVIWAIGFGGASVAIGLALAVTLNRPRRGVGFYRSAIYLPMVISLVVTGLFWRIIYQPGGPIDQMLALGGLGAVTVQWLANEDLALYAILIAAVWRQVGYIMVLYLAGLKGCDSTLEEAASVDGANGWQTFWRVVMPQLKGVNAVVFSVTVIDSLRTFDIVWAMTRGGPYNSTHLLSTYMFQQGFTLVNLGYGSAIAVVIFLLAITFIITYLVRQARMEES; translated from the coding sequence ATGACCCTCACGCAGCGCGCCCCCGCGGCACGCGGCCCCACCGCGCCGGCCAGCGACCGGCGCCGCCGCAGACGCCGGAAACGTGTTCCAGCGGTGGTGTGGCTGTTCCTGCTGCTTCCGCTCGCGGTGGAGGCGTTCTGGGTCTTCTGGCCGGCCCTCAACAGCTTCTCACTGTCGTTCACCGAGTGGTCAGGCGTCGGCCCCGCCGAGCCCGTCGGCTGGGCCAACTACACCGACCTCATGGCCGACCCGGTGTTCCACATGGCCTTGCGCAACAACGTCATCTGGGCTATCGGCTTCGGTGGAGCATCCGTCGCCATCGGTCTGGCCCTCGCAGTTACACTCAACCGGCCCCGGCGAGGCGTCGGCTTCTACCGCAGCGCCATCTACCTGCCGATGGTGATCTCCCTGGTCGTCACCGGGCTGTTCTGGCGGATCATCTACCAGCCCGGGGGGCCCATCGACCAAATGCTGGCTCTCGGGGGTCTCGGAGCCGTAACCGTGCAGTGGCTCGCGAACGAAGACCTCGCGCTCTACGCCATCCTGATCGCGGCCGTATGGCGCCAGGTCGGCTACATCATGGTGCTCTACCTCGCTGGGCTCAAGGGCTGCGACTCAACCCTGGAGGAGGCAGCCTCCGTCGACGGCGCCAACGGCTGGCAGACATTCTGGCGTGTGGTCATGCCCCAGCTCAAGGGCGTCAACGCCGTCGTCTTCTCCGTGACCGTCATCGACTCGCTCAGAACGTTCGACATCGTCTGGGCCATGACCCGGGGAGGCCCCTACAACAGCACCCACCTGCTGAGCACCTACATGTTCCAGCAGGGCTTCACCCTCGTGAACCTCGGTTACGGGTCGGCGATCGCTGTCGTGATCTTCCTACTGGCCATCACCTTCATCATCACCTACCTGGTGCGCCAGGCCCGCATGGAGGAGTCCTGA
- a CDS encoding FCD domain-containing protein: MGAYAGRGLHGEVVEILGRRILAGDVTEGQTLDPTRLEVDLDVSRTVIREALRVLKAKGLVDARQKRGTFVLPRREWNLLDADIMRWQFEANHGDDLITDLSEVRGIIEPASARLAALRRTEDDLEVLDQALDMMLRAAQGEGSAVAADLAFHGAVFGATHNEMLVQMEAVMAAGLVARDQMVHGGIPDDDPTPAHASVRDAIVDGDPDAAEQAMRGLLAKSVLDVERIREGTQA; this comes from the coding sequence CTGGGCGCGTACGCGGGTCGTGGACTCCACGGGGAGGTGGTGGAGATTCTCGGCCGGCGCATCCTGGCCGGCGACGTCACCGAGGGCCAGACCCTCGACCCTACCCGCCTCGAGGTCGACCTCGACGTCAGCCGCACAGTGATCCGTGAGGCGCTGCGCGTACTCAAAGCCAAGGGGCTCGTCGATGCGCGGCAGAAGCGTGGAACCTTCGTGCTTCCACGCCGGGAATGGAACCTGCTCGATGCCGACATCATGCGATGGCAGTTCGAGGCGAACCACGGCGACGACCTGATCACCGATCTCTCCGAGGTCCGCGGCATCATCGAGCCTGCGAGCGCCCGCCTGGCGGCCCTGCGCAGAACCGAGGACGACCTGGAGGTGCTGGACCAGGCGTTGGACATGATGCTGCGCGCCGCGCAGGGAGAGGGGAGCGCGGTCGCAGCCGACCTCGCCTTCCACGGGGCGGTCTTCGGTGCAACCCATAACGAGATGCTCGTGCAAATGGAGGCCGTCATGGCCGCAGGCCTTGTGGCCCGCGACCAGATGGTGCACGGCGGCATCCCCGACGACGACCCCACTCCGGCGCACGCCTCGGTGAGAGACGCCATCGTCGACGGCGACCCCGATGCTGCCGAGCAGGCGATGCGGGGTCTGCTCGCGAAGTCGGTACTCGACGTGGAACGGATCCGGGAGGGGACGCAGGCGTGA
- a CDS encoding SDR family oxidoreductase: MTSSEAPASGAERFRDRVAVVTGAASGIGAATAARLGRDGASVVLMDVSPRVSEVADQLRNAGCTAIAQVADVSDPARWGQVVNAAQEEFGPVDLLVSNAFTLDFAAAHETTPESWERQIAVNLTAAHLGFTACLPGMRASTHPGGAAATFVSSVHAFIGLPGHPAYAASKGGLISLARQLAVEYGPAVRVNTVVPGPIVSGAWDRVSPEDRELSAGATVAGRLGSADEAAAAIAFLLSADASFITGASLVVDGGWSVMKASA; encoded by the coding sequence ATGACCAGCAGCGAGGCTCCCGCATCGGGCGCAGAGCGCTTCCGTGATCGGGTTGCGGTGGTTACCGGCGCCGCGTCTGGGATCGGTGCAGCCACCGCGGCGCGTCTAGGACGCGACGGGGCCAGCGTGGTGCTGATGGATGTCTCCCCACGCGTGAGCGAGGTGGCAGATCAGCTCCGGAACGCTGGATGCACCGCGATCGCACAGGTAGCCGACGTCAGCGATCCCGCCCGGTGGGGCCAGGTCGTGAACGCCGCACAGGAGGAGTTCGGACCGGTGGACCTGTTGGTCAGCAACGCCTTCACGTTGGACTTCGCGGCCGCCCACGAGACCACCCCGGAGTCATGGGAGCGCCAGATCGCGGTGAACCTGACCGCGGCACACCTCGGGTTCACAGCGTGCCTGCCGGGGATGCGCGCCAGTACGCACCCGGGGGGAGCGGCAGCCACGTTCGTGTCATCGGTGCATGCCTTCATCGGGCTGCCTGGCCACCCTGCGTACGCCGCGTCCAAGGGTGGCCTGATCTCGCTGGCACGTCAGCTCGCCGTGGAGTACGGGCCCGCCGTGCGCGTCAACACCGTGGTACCCGGTCCGATCGTGAGCGGCGCCTGGGACCGCGTCTCCCCAGAGGACCGGGAGCTGAGCGCCGGCGCAACCGTGGCGGGGCGGCTGGGAAGCGCAGACGAGGCGGCAGCCGCCATCGCGTTTCTGTTGTCCGCGGACGCGTCCTTCATCACCGGTGCATCCCTGGTGGTTGATGGAGGCTGGAGCGTCATGAAGGCCTCGGCATGA
- a CDS encoding sugar kinase, with translation MTSRGVLTVGEAMAVVRSEHPLRLGGPTHLTVAGAEANVAIGLARLRHPVRWFSRLGQDEPGALVARTLRAEGVDLTTVQYDDAAPTGLMLTDRLPGRNVRVHYYRSDSAASRMSPDDVTPELFDDASLLHLTGITPALGPGPAGLTQRLAEVAANHRVTVVLDVNHRARLWNRHEARTALRSLLPYIDVIVASEDELSLVTEGDDETAMVERLLDGATHELAVKRARRGASLFTPDSRYDHPAPPVDVLDTTGAGDAFCAGYLSATLDGLGPQERLARAVTLSACAVTAVGDWENLPTRNELDLLGLEAGETVR, from the coding sequence ATGACAAGCCGAGGAGTCCTGACGGTCGGCGAGGCGATGGCGGTCGTTCGCTCGGAGCACCCGCTACGACTCGGCGGTCCCACGCATCTCACCGTCGCCGGCGCCGAGGCCAACGTCGCCATCGGCCTGGCGCGACTGCGCCACCCAGTGCGCTGGTTCAGCCGACTCGGCCAGGACGAACCCGGGGCCCTGGTGGCGCGAACACTGCGCGCGGAGGGCGTCGACCTCACCACCGTCCAGTACGACGATGCCGCGCCGACCGGGCTCATGCTGACCGACCGGCTCCCAGGCCGCAACGTCCGGGTCCACTACTACCGATCCGACTCCGCAGCCAGCCGCATGTCCCCTGACGACGTGACCCCGGAGCTGTTCGACGACGCCTCGCTCCTTCACCTCACCGGCATCACACCGGCCCTGGGGCCCGGGCCGGCCGGGCTGACACAGAGGCTGGCCGAGGTCGCGGCCAACCATAGGGTTACCGTCGTCCTGGACGTCAACCACCGCGCCCGCCTATGGAACCGGCACGAAGCCCGCACCGCTCTACGCAGCCTCCTCCCCTACATCGACGTGATCGTCGCCTCCGAGGACGAACTCTCGCTGGTGACCGAGGGAGACGATGAAACAGCCATGGTCGAGCGGCTGCTCGACGGAGCCACCCACGAGCTGGCGGTGAAGCGAGCCAGGCGCGGCGCCAGCCTGTTCACACCCGATAGCCGCTACGACCACCCAGCACCGCCGGTCGACGTCCTCGACACCACCGGCGCCGGCGATGCGTTCTGCGCCGGCTACCTGTCAGCCACCCTCGACGGACTCGGACCGCAAGAGCGACTAGCACGAGCTGTGACGCTCAGCGCCTGCGCCGTCACCGCCGTCGGCGACTGGGAGAACCTGCCCACACGAAACGAGCTGG
- the dgoD gene encoding galactonate dehydratase, whose protein sequence is MKITGVETFLVPPRWLFVRVQTDEGVVGWGEPVVEGRAETVRVAVDTLAELLLGADPLRIEDHWQTMTRGGFYRGGPVLSSAIAGLDQALWDIAGKVRDVPVHGLLGGPVRDRVRIYSWVGGDEPSEIADAISQQMEHGLTAVKMNATGRMSPIASPREIDTVLARVQNAREVLGEDRDLALDFHGRVSPANAQRLLPLLEPYRPMFVEEAVLPELGHLTAQIAACSTVPLALGERLYSRWDFLPVLGAGISVAQPDLSHAGGISEVRRIGAMAEVHGVSMAPHCPLGPIALAASLQIAFATPNFLIQEQSLGIHYNHGTELLDYVVDRTPFRFVNGHVARPIGPGLGIEVDEAAVRRAAELGHQWRSPIWRYEDGGLAEW, encoded by the coding sequence GTGAAGATCACCGGCGTCGAGACATTTCTGGTGCCGCCTCGGTGGCTATTCGTCCGTGTCCAGACCGATGAGGGCGTGGTGGGATGGGGTGAACCCGTCGTCGAAGGCCGCGCCGAGACCGTCCGCGTCGCTGTCGACACCCTCGCGGAACTGCTGCTGGGCGCCGATCCTCTCCGGATCGAGGACCACTGGCAGACCATGACTCGCGGCGGCTTCTACCGCGGCGGCCCTGTCCTTTCCAGCGCGATCGCCGGCCTCGACCAGGCGCTGTGGGACATCGCCGGCAAGGTTCGAGACGTCCCGGTGCACGGCCTGCTCGGTGGACCCGTCCGTGACCGCGTCCGGATCTACTCCTGGGTCGGAGGCGACGAGCCGTCCGAGATCGCCGACGCGATCAGCCAGCAGATGGAGCACGGCCTGACCGCGGTGAAGATGAACGCGACGGGACGCATGAGCCCCATCGCCTCACCGCGTGAGATCGACACCGTCCTTGCTCGTGTGCAGAACGCACGTGAGGTGCTCGGTGAGGACCGTGACCTCGCGCTCGACTTCCACGGTCGCGTGTCTCCGGCCAACGCGCAGCGGCTGTTGCCGCTTCTCGAGCCGTACCGCCCGATGTTCGTCGAGGAGGCTGTCCTCCCCGAGCTAGGACACCTCACCGCGCAGATCGCCGCGTGCAGCACGGTGCCGCTCGCCCTCGGGGAGCGGCTCTACTCCCGGTGGGACTTCCTCCCAGTGCTCGGCGCGGGCATCAGCGTCGCGCAGCCCGACCTCTCCCATGCCGGCGGCATCTCCGAGGTGCGACGGATCGGCGCGATGGCGGAGGTGCACGGTGTCTCGATGGCGCCCCACTGCCCGCTCGGACCGATCGCGCTCGCGGCCAGCCTGCAGATCGCGTTCGCGACGCCCAACTTCCTGATTCAGGAGCAGAGCCTGGGCATCCACTACAACCACGGGACCGAGCTGCTCGACTACGTCGTCGACAGGACGCCCTTCCGGTTCGTCAACGGCCACGTGGCCCGGCCGATCGGACCCGGGCTTGGCATCGAGGTCGACGAGGCCGCGGTGCGACGCGCGGCCGAGCTGGGCCACCAGTGGAGGTCCCCGATCTGGCGGTACGAGGACGGAGGTCTGGCAGAGTGGTAA